The sequence TCTCAGATGGTTGTCGTCTTAATTAGTTTGCTGGAAATCaggaacaatatatatatatatatatatataaagtgtagAGTGATGTTCATGCATACAACATTGTGTTAAACTTTCAAATCGATGACTGATGGCGCCAGAGCGTCTCAGCCAACCAGGCTAACATTAGCAGGTTAGCTAGGCTAGTTATTGTGTATAACTATTCTGCATTTTACTTGGTTTCACTAATATATGTAAACCACGTAGCCGTGTTAAATAACCGTCCGTACTTATATCGTTGTTTGAAAAGCGGAAGTATCATTAGAATATGTTACAAAGCTCCTAGTTGTCGCTTGGAGGCTAACGTTAGTAACTAGCTTAGCCTAGCTAGCTAACGCACCGACAACCGATGCAGAAGAAGTAACGTCGAGTTACCTTCGACGTTAAAACTACGCAATATGCAGGTGTTTATATACTTTGCACGCAACTCCTGTATCCAATGCATAGTTTGTTCAATGTATAAGATGGTTATAATGCAGAATAAGGACAAACACAAGATTACGGCCTACCTCGTCTCACGCGAGTTGCGCGGGTCAATCGTGATAAAAGATAGAAAGCGTCGCTGCTGCCCTCTGTGGGCCGGAAACCAGACCGACACTAGAACCGGAAGTGAACCGGACCTGCGCATATTCACAGGTTTATTCTACTATTAAAATTCTGCATGTGTTGCGTTTAATAAACAACCCATTACGTGTAATAACTATttatatgcaaacaaatgtgaGAGAAACAGTCATATTAGCTTAGTTTGCATGTCTGTTGCTCATCGAGCGCTTGGAACATTCCACAATGTGAAGTGACGCAGTATTTACATTTGATGAATTCTGGGTAGTGTAGTGTCAGACACTTACCCGCTTCACTTCGGATTACACGTAATATATAGTAAATGGTGGAAGTACTACATTAAtgcataaatacatttatttataaacatTATTCTGAAAAGGGCCATTCTGCAGAACAGTAACGTGTTGTACTTTTAAGTAGGTCTATATTTTTATGCTAATACTTTTGAAGTAACATGTTTTATGTAAAACTTGCTCGTAATAAATTACGCCTATGTATGCTCTGTGGCAGTGGTGGGAAAAGTACTGAAATCTTCCTTTTTTTACAGAAGGAAGGACATATTTTACTTTTGTAACTGCACTCTGATGATTTGACAGCTTTGGTTCATTTACAATTTAATATGTCTATGAGTTCAGCTGAAACAATTAGTTGAATAATCaattgacagaaaataaatggGCAACTATATTGATAAGTCAGTTTTTCACAGTGTACACTGTTTGTGTGTTAAGTGCCAACAGACGGCGTACCATTTTATTTGACACCATCCTTATTACAGTTTCCATCACATCTGATGTACATGAATCATAAAGGAGATTTACAGTGTAATTATTTCATAACATGTCCATGAAACCTTAGGGGCAGACACACAAGAATACTCCAATGTAACCGGATTTTGGATAGATATGGTTGTCCATGTTTGGCCATCAATCAAGCACACAAAGCTGTTCTAAAATATATTAACTTCAATGTGCCATtgcatttttattgtaaatcatTATATACAGTCAAATGTATTCGGAACATGCAAGATCAACCGCACAAATACACTATGAATATCATAGCAATCCCCCTTAACAACTGTTTGCTAGAAACATGAGCGAATAACAGCACCCAAATCCAAAGTGCACTGATTTGTTATATAAGCACCTGTTCCAGCAAACGTAATGGGCTGTATGTGAAGCAGGATCATTATCAAGCTGCACACATGTCAGtgctatgaatgtgtgtgtgtatgtgtgtgtgtgtgtctgtgtgtgtgtgtgtgtgtgtgtgtgcgcactctTGTTctttcacacacagacaaaggaaCGGGGCTAATTTCATCACTTTTTGGCAGGCACAGGATAAGACAGCAGTAACCTTTTCATCTCTCTCAGCTGAGCATCTAGAGTCTCTGTTGCAAGTGTTACTTCTGATAGTTGAGTCTGTAGGCTTGTGATGGTCTtgttctgctcctcttctttgTGCCGAGCATTAGTGGCTTGTCTGCTGTACTCCAACAACATACAGCCACCACCAATGACGAAGATGATTGCCTCTCCGAGCAACTCCGCACCCAGCTCTGCAGCCGCATCCTCATTCAGTGGCTTGATGGTGGAGCCCCGAAAGCCCATGATCCGCATCTTCGTTCTCATCTCAACCCAGTGGTAAACTGTGAGGGCCGAGAGCATACACAGTTCCAGTTAAGACTTTCAAGTGGATCTTTGGGTGTTGCTCAGATTTGCATTTTTGCTTGAGATGATCTCAAAAGGGAACAAGTTGAAATACATGTGAGAATACAACATACAATTGACCAAGTAATGAGCTGAGAGCAAACAAAAGCGTGGGTTGTTGCTGTTCATTCGAAAGACTCAGGAAACATTTCGAGGTCTCCACCTGAGGCAAAGCCCCTAACATACACCAGCAGCTGTGAACTAAcacaagataagataagatatgattagggctttttttttaaatctcaagcGAGGCAATTTAATTGCTGTGACAGTAATACAGATTAATAGcggaagtaaataaaaaaatattatatcacTAAATTTCaattttttgaaatttccccactgtgggacgaataaaggaatatcatatcataatatAAGACACAAATTAAATTTAAACAAGGAGCATTGGAGACAGTTATTGATGCAAAATATCTGTACCACCATTGTAATATTGTTTAGTATAACATGGCAAATTCCAATATAGTTACAGGTGAAAGGTAGTAACATAGTAgatcacaatatatataaaaaatatatatacaacagcAATACTAATAGAGTAATAGAATATCAAATATGTACATTActgtatagatatacatatactatGTCTTAATATTCTCCTCACAAAGATTACAATAAAACCTTCTCTTCTACATGTGTCCTATACTTTCTGTAGTTTCTCTCGTTTCATTTTGTGTGAACAGTGTAATGGCCGGTGGCCAGTTATGGTAGGCTTGTTTAGGGAAACTAAACTGATAAATGTGACTCAGCAACAGAACGCAGTGGCAGGTAAAACATCTTCTCATATTGTGCGTCAAAAACCATTCAGACTGCTGTCCTGTACAGACACAAACTAAAGGCTATCTGTTCAATGACACACAAAACCAGCCCTCATCGGGCTTGCCTGGTTGCCATTGGTCGGCAAGGTAGTTCCATAGAAATGATTGGTTAAGCGCTCCCGACAACTACAATCTCATTGGTTGTCGCGGCTCCTCGCTTATCCCTCGGGTGCCTGTCGCTGCTATCTAGCGGTCATAGCTAGCCGTTAGCTCGGTTACTCACTCTGTGCGGGCGGCAGACAGACGTACGTCTTGAAGAACTCGCTTCTGCGGGCTCCGGCTTTTATTCGGTCCGCCACAGGCTTGCCCATCTGCCTCACCCCGAGGTAGAGGAGCTTGGCGATAGGGAAGGCACCGACAACCATCTTGGCGGAAACGCTTGACAAGCGTGGGGCGTGACACGCAGGGGTGACGCGATGACGTTATATGATGGACAGAAGCGCCCAcgtgttagatagatagatagatagatagatagatatatactttattaatccccaaggggaaatttgtctgTTAATGACGTCCGCAATTCAGAACAAAAACAGTAACGTTAGTGTAATGTACATCTTTTAATTACCTTAGCTAATTGCACAGTCACACAATTACTGATATATATAAGTTtatacaaacaaataagaaaacaaaTACAGATGAACtcttatttattgtattacattTATCTAAATACGTTATGTATCCCTCACCCTTGGCACAGCTGCTCACACGTGCAAATAATGAGGAAAATGCTTTATTAATTGACTCTCCCTTAAAATAATGGGAACGTCTGCAATGTCTACAAAACGAATAGTCACCATGATTGATGTGGTGATTATGTTGGATAAAAGTAATGTAATCAATCAGTAATATGTAATAATGCGCGGTGGCATGCATTCACCTGGGCCAGCGGTGGTAGGAACACCTGGCTCGGGTTAcagcagggggagagagagagcgaaagagagcgaaagagagagaaagagagagagagagagagagagagagagagggggggggggggggggggctggactcTGAGCCAAAATTACTCCACTGAACTCGGTAAGTTACGCAGCTCTGACTAAATGCCTGGAGCGATCGCCGCAAGAGAGCAACGCAGTCTGAGCGTCCCGACTTCTTCAGGAAGACAAGAGGGCACAGCTTTCCTCTCGAGCAGAAGAAGGAACATACTCTATTATTTGAGGTAAGGACGTGTacaaattataatattataatccCGTATAGCCATCGACCCTTTCTGCATAGCAAATACGGTGTGAACAAAAGTGTTGTAATAAGATCGCGTCATGGTAGCTCTTTGAGTTCGGTAGCTCCACTGAAGAACAGTGGCAACAACGCCTCCTCCCTTTGAATAGTTCTTTCCATAGTTACCTCGATCGTTGTGAGAGGTCTTAGGAGGTGCTTGTTCTCAGACTAATGTAAAGCAGATGTTACCATCTCTGCCTGGCATGCCTCTCAGTCTGCATCCGCAAAGGAAAGCTTCAGTGCAGCCGCCAGCTGCTGGACTTTGGTAGACTCAGCAGTAGAAGACAATAACAGAACTGTACAGTCAGGGTTACAGGTGTGCCAACATGCGGTGTGGTCATGTATCCTCTGGTGAGGTATGGTGTACTAAAAGAAGTTGTCGAAATTACAAATAACAAGCAAATGTCTCTGATTCTGAATTGATGAGTTTGCTTCAGTGAACATCCCAGTATGGTTAAATTACACTATTGCCTTCATTAGCTTACTTTGTGTGCATTCATATAAACATAGTCAGTGTTTagcaggaaatatatatatatatatacactaccgttcaaaagtttggggtcacttagaaatgtctttatttttcaaagaaaagcactgttttttcaataaagataacattaatcaaaaatacacaccatACATTGttaaatgtggtaaatgactattctaggtggaaacgtctggtttctaatgaaatatctccataggtgtatagaggcccatttccatcaactatcactccagtgttctaatggtacattgtgtttgctaatcgccttagaagactaatatctgattagaaaacccttgtgcaattatgttagcacagctgaaaacagttatgctggtgatataagatatacaactggccttcctttgagcttgaagtttgaagaacaaaattaatacttcaaatattaatcattatttctaaccttgtcaatgtcttgactatattttctattcaattttcaattcatttgataaataaaagtgagttttcatggaagacacaaaattgtctggatgaccccaaacttttgaacggtagtgtatgtatatatatatatatatatatatagtatttagtTCATGCAGGAGTACTCAGTTTTACCATGGAAGTAATATACTATCTTATGGACTTGCTGAAAACAAGCTATATTGTGAtgcatattattattaagataTGAAATGATCGAGATAGAAGATTTCCACCACATGGCTTAGCCTTATCTACAGGGACTTATGACGTTGTGTGACTTCACTGTGAGCTCCACAGCGCTACTCTGGAATCGAGACGGATCGCTGGGATCGTTCTCGGAGCCGTTATCCAAAAGAAGAACGGATTAAGGATTAGTTGCTATCACCTCAGGTATTCTTTCGGTCCTCCCTTAACTCAAGCCTGCGGAGACCAATTGTTTATTCTACGTTTGAGAGGACAAAGTTAATGGAACCAGGGGAGGTAATCAACAGCCGTGAAAATGGGCCATATGCTATTAAAACCCTATTGGGGTGGGTGATTAATGGCCCCCTTCAACAATACAGGGATGAGCTGGGGAGTGGCTGCCACTGTTAACCAATTTTCTATAAAAAACCTGGAGGAATCGCTGAGGCTCAGCGAACACAGGAGTGAGGAGCTCAGGGAGGAgttagccaatcagagagcagcatTCACCAGTCGGCTCCAGAGCCTGAAGAAGGAGCTTGAGTCTGAGGGCGGAGCTCTACGAGGGAGagtggaagagatggagagagcagCAGGAGTAGTTACCTTTGTTACAGGAGCGACAAAGGTGGAGTAAGGAAAGACGAAATCTTGTTCATGGAGACATTGTACTTGTAGCAGATGTTACAGCTCCACGAAGTTCCTGGTTACTCGGAAGAGTTCTAAAGACATTTCCTGATAAGAAAGAACTAGTGCGTTCTATTTGTCTACAAACCAAGACAAGCATAATTGAGAGCCCAGTAACAAACATTTGTCTTCTTTGTGAGGCAAGTGACCAATAAAGGCAAACAACAGAACCATACACAGTGCCTCATTAGGGTTATAGGAAGTTATTATGAAACCGTCTGTTTTAGGGggtacttttgttttattttctgttgtaATGGCtccttatataaatgtatgattaATTGTTTTGTGCGCTGCCAGAAACAATTAGGGGCCGGTGTGTAGGAGCCATTTTCTTATGTTATTGTtactttggacctcccaccactaggtgggGCAAGTTTGCTGTAAGGTGTTGTTTGTCCCTACTTAATGAGGTGAAGTGGGAGGCCAGGTATTGCTTATTGAGGAGACCTAACAGTTTTTGAACGTCGGAATGTGAGCCAGGTCTGTACGAACGTAATGAGGGGTTACTAAGGTAACGGGGGCACTACATTTTAAGATCAATAGAGCTGCATTGTTACAAGGCCTCTGGCAAGGACTTCAGCTGCTGTGACTAGAGTGTGCTTTGTGTATGCTTGTTAGTGTTTTTGTATCGGCAGAAAGAACTTCAATGACTAACTAGGCCAGAGGTGCGGGTGAACGTTGGGTGGAGTTTCGTATCAAAGAAACTTACAGTTGTTAATGTTGGTAATTCGATTTTTTCATTTTCCGATGAGCAATTTATGGTAGGTCAACATGGAACTCAAATGTAACTGAACAGCTCTTGCAAAtaagaacacaaacacatcaatAAAGCGTATAGTATATCAGTTTGGTCCTAGTTTTCTATCTGAAGAAATATTATTTcgatacacttttctttcttcctgtgCTAGTGGCAGACACTGAAAATGAAAACGAAACCACGAACCACCATGGAAACGTAGAATCACAATGTTTTTTTCACAATAATGACACATCCCCTCCCACTAATCTCCTGTCAGAATCCGAATGATTCACACAATATGAGACGGTGGTCCACCGATTTAGAAAATCACGTTGCATGTTATTTTTGACATTGGCATGAACCGCTCCCATCAAAATGCCTCCAGCAGGAATCAAGCAGAGGATGTTCCGGTTATTCAAAATCAAGCGGTGCAAGAGCAATTAAGAAAGCttctgtaaataaataataccaGAGGTTATGTTTTCACGGGCcagatttagctttttttttaggCCACAAGGGGATGTTTTTAGTGTCAaaggatttattatttatttaaccattaAGTCTCAGCCAAGTTCTCTGCCAAGAGTGGACTGTGGACAGAGACAAAGCCAGAGAGATCTGACGGAAGGATGTGAAGGAGGGACCAACAGGGTGGGGAGGAAACAAATGGATCCCTGTATGAAAATATAGAGTTCAGCATTAACCAAAAAAATCGGTTCGATGTTTATTCTGTAATTGTTGCCGAAGCACTTAAAAGGAAGGGAAAAGTCTTGGTCAGACACACCCTTGCATTCTGCAAAGCAACTGCTAATTGTCTTTAAACCTTTAATCTCCCGTCTGCTTCATACAGGAGCTCTCTGCTTTTTGAAGTTTCCGTTAACAAAGTTCTTCAATTGTTTTCCAAATGTTTAAAGCTTAGCATGCCAGGATCTTTGTTACTCCTTCGTGGGTTTCATCTTGACTTTACCACTTGAGAGAGCTAATTGTTGTGCGATTAAAACGGCAGAGCCAGCTAGTAATCATGGAACCATAGAAATCACAGCACGGGAAAGAAACTGAACATGAAGAAGTGCATTTGAGGTTTTCTTACAAGAAAAGTAACCAAAGTGCAGCAGCAGATCCACACGCCTGGAATAGCAGCGCTGCAGAGGCCACATGATGTCAGTCCACTTTACATTTTCAGAAGATTCATGTTTCTGTGGTTTAATACTTAAAGATGGATATCACTTTCCACTGCGTGTGAGCCTCTAaggcaggcctattcaactagcgatacggcccgtttgagtttaactagggcccgcaagactgcctgcaaatcagtatagcttggtaagaaaaaataaaactgacggacacgcctcttttatacattgagacatctaacccagagccattgagtttcactgttgcctcaaccaaacctgtatggttacatctttatgttacgcacccatgttggttgccggtgttacacccctactggttttcaaacctactggtttccctatgcgtgcgttgtgttctcttaacatctgcagcggggctctgtctcgctcaccagattcgtcacacattcacaaacatattgctggagatcttcaagccaccgttcatatccatttcggcgattacgattgtatgagtgagcagtgcatcacagccacggatgaagaaatacattttcgaaaaaataaaaataaaaagatcgcccgacctggtttcgatctctttcacgcaaaaggagactgcactcaaagacaagcagtctgtgcgctgcgccaccatatattagtttcagcccaagtaatttatatattgatccattaagtcacatttcttatgttttcatgggaacagtttggttgaagggatctgaaacaactggttaccttgagcagatatttacactttgaactagaatgggcactcggtagagcgcataccttcgcatatcacaagattgggcattgaattatgaacattttggcattagttgcatgccaattggacacaaatgtatcgtgctttggtaaaaaaaagatgttgacctttccatgaccttgacctttgacccgattgatcccaaaatctaatcaaatggtccccggataataaccaatcatcccaccaaatttcatgcctttcaagaagatttgacctgttcatgacctttgaccttgacctttgacccgattgatcccaaaatctaatcaactggtccccggataataaccaatcatcccaccaaattccatgcgattcggttcaatactttttgagttctgcgaataacacgcatacaaataaataaataaatacacggcgatcaaaacataaccttccgcattttcaatgcgaaggtaaacatgttcatagtgatgcttgttcgcaacacttttgccacacaataccgacgcattttcgtgtgtgactgtttacctgtggaaatatacattactgtttttctttttttttcttattcggcccacttgctactgaagttgaatagccctgctctaAGGTGTATGTGACAACCTTGTGTGTACTGCCTGGACAACATAATTCTCCTCTTAAAACTTTCTTGATACAAAGTCTGGCCAAGGCTGTTAAGATTACctgaaaatgtatttgcataGTCATACAACATGCTGATAGGAACAGCGAAGAAAGACAAGATGCAAATGACCAGCACTCGCTGTGCAGATGTAatcaaatgaaacaaaacaaaataaaagaatatctCACCTCAAAAtcaacaaacaaccacaaaaagCAAAAGCACTATCTATCTAACTTattgacaacagaacacactATGGTTGGTGGGTTAGACGGTCAAAGTCCTGAGGGAAGTTGGCTTCAGTCTATTACAATTGAATTAATCTTTTAAAATGCATTATAAGTTATCAATACCATTTTAATAATATTGTGCTAAGtaaatctcaaataaaatatatagttCTGATGATGATCTTGACAGCAATAGAATAACACAGTAACCACTAAAAGTTGTCATTGAACCGGTGAAATTACAAACAATATTCTAAATGTGTGTTATTACTGTAAGATGATGTCAACATTTCTTTGAAAACACCATGGACCTGGTCATTACTGGTGGTGACACCCCGAGGTGGGGCGAATGCCCTTCTGGGCAGGAAGGGGGAGCTCAGTGAGTGATCGACCTGACCTTTGTGAGTCAATGAGAGTGTAATCTCTTTGTTTGTGAGCTGCCCTTGACGGTGATAAGCATTCCAGaacgtttgtgtgtttgtgtgtttgtgtgtgtgtgtgtgtgtttgtgtgtgtgtgaatgcctcATGGGGAGGAGTGCTGAGGAATGTGAGCCTGTGTGCCCAGCTCTGGCTCCAGCACACAGTGTGAAGAACAGCTATTCTCTGGCTGTACTTTACGCTTCTATTTGACAAACTCACATAACTGGAACTGGTGTTGAGGGGCTCATGCTGAGGTTGGTCTGGTTTTAAAGGTGCATGATATTTATATTCCGCTTTTGTATCAGGCAACAAAGATAATTGTcctttcactctctctttatgccaaaaagggaaaaaaagaagcttaaaAGGAATGCTGCTAACCCCCGCCCCTTTTTTTGTCTTCCCCAAAGTAGGATCAATATCAATTTAAATCTAACTGTTTGTCATGTTCAGATACAAATCATACAATCTGGTACATGATTTAcacaaggcaaggcaaggcaagtttatttatatagcacatttcatacatgaatgcaattcaaagtgctttacaaaaaatagatcaagaataagaaataaaaaaagaggaatacaaagtgcatcaaagaaacaatttaaaaaggcataaaagcataaaagaagattaataaaagaaaaaataaagataaaaatctaagtgcaaagaatcattccttctgtcgttgtcttattatttcaggattaatacaagattcaatttaaggcaatggagaacataaacgtttttagcctgtttttgaaagtagtaagagttggtgcagatctaagctcttccggaagtttgttccaactgtgtgtggcataataactgaatgctgcttcaccatgttttgttttaaccctGGGAACAGTTAGCAGACCGGCCCCAGATGACCTAAGAGGCCTAGAGGGTTCATAAGGTGGAAGCAAGTCAGAGATATATTTTGGACCTACACCATTTAGAGATTTATAAACGAGCAGCAGTATTTTGAAGTCGATTCTCTGACGTACTGGTAGCCAATGCAGAGACCTGAGAATGGGTGTAATGTGTTCAACTTTCTTAGTCTTTGTTAGGACTCTGGCAGCGGCATTCTGAATAAGTTGTAGCTGTCGAAGTGCTTTTTTGGGGAGACCTGAAAAAAGACTATTACAATAGTCTAACCTACTGGAGATGAAGGCGTGAATTAGTTTTTCTAAATCTTGTTTGGACATAAATCCTCTAATTCTTGCTATATTTTTTAGATGGTAATAGGCTgattttgttattgatttgatGTGGGTATTAAAATTCAGATCCGAATCAATTATAACACCTacatttttgacttgatttttcgattttaaagaaagggagtccagatgagcacaaactttcagcctttcttctttagcaccaaacacaattatctcggttttattttcatttagttgGAGGAAATTTTGGCACATCCAATCATTGATTTGGTCTGTGCACTGACGCAGTAAGTCTATGGGAGCATAGTCACTTGGTGAGAGAGCTATGTATAGTTGAGTGTCGTCCGCATAATTATGGTAAGCgattttgttattttgcatAATTCTGCCCAAGGGGAGCATGTAGAGGTTGAATAGAAGAGGCCCAAGGattgaaccttgtggaactccacacGTCATGTTAGTCCGCTCAGATACATAGTTGCCAATGGAGACAAAATAGTCCCTATCTTGTAGGTAGGACTTGAACCAGTCTAGGACCGTACCAGAGAGTCCAACCCAGTTTTTTAGTCTGTCTAGAAGTATTGAATGGTcgacagggctccagactaacttttttaactaggagcacagtggcccctaacttaaaatgttaggggcgcaagcagaaaatttaggggcgcacacagggttttcctgggtcaaaatttttgccgcgctgcgcgcgcaccatctgttcatgcagtcgagatattgagtgagtgatcagcagctggccactctgccatgatgcgcgcacacatccgcgcacacgggtgagcacactcctcactagcaccccctccccccgttaacaactcttctcgactcgcccaaattttctctatgcaggaaaaaccctgcgcacagtataaatcgacttgcaaagttttcccatcatttctactatattactgataaataatttgacaatatacaatcttatgcctttttgccttcatgaactgcaaaacattcacaacagagaactcttaagaagttactgtattgagtttaaacatattttaagaaaaaacataccttgagcatgtgcatgttgtacttcgatgtggccaatcaaaacatttgttggtttctagagatgcaccgatcaggtttttggtgccgatcaccgatcactgaaatcagtatctgccgatcaccgataataccgatcacggtgtcgattgaagcattctattttttgtgtagcattattgctatgaggactatgaggaaatacatatataaagcaactcaaacattaaagaaattacatatttctttaaacatttaagacttttactttgaaaaatgtcctaattgatacattacaattgtttgattgctattgtaggggatttcagatatgtatggaacacatctgcatcattcatttcctatatacaggacttttcttaacatacacaagtctgactaattttgataaactcttccttggtccagtaaaaatgttctaatgttagcatatgttaagctaaatctcagaaacgatctctaaagatacaaaatcagttcattgtttacttttatatgttcgtgtatgatttgtcgacatcttattttgaaaaacggatgttgtttcacgtggttctttacgctaactttgcaaaaccggatgttgtcacttaaatccttccgctaactttctcaaaaccctcgcgcgctcccaatcgaatgcgtttaccgtgagcatcaggctCTAGGGGCTatatgtgagagtcggctgagtcgacccagagattcaactcgggggacggggacgccgctcggtgcgtgaggatcccctctgacctctcactctgcggccaacGCCGGTCGCATTGTctccccccccgctctcacacacaggccagccttcttcttcggttttcgtctcctttcttcttattctggagttaatgtcggttagcaaaccagtcattcaggcattaccgctaactatagtgggctgaagtgtagaacaagtttgtcagcaacaaaaatatttaataacaaaaacaaaaaaaatctgctaatttactggtcgcgcatgcgcgagttgatgaaaaatttactcgcactgtgtctaattttaggcgcaaaatgcgaccatttggtcgcagtctggagccctggtcgACAGTATCAAATGCAGCGCTAAGATCCAATAACACTAGGATAGAAATTTTGCCAGAATCAGTGTTTATGCGAATATCATTTAGAACCTTAGTGAGAGCAGTTTCAGTGCTGTGATGGGGTCGAAATCCG comes from Pseudoliparis swirei isolate HS2019 ecotype Mariana Trench chromosome 20, NWPU_hadal_v1, whole genome shotgun sequence and encodes:
- the opa3 gene encoding optic atrophy 3 protein homolog, with amino-acid sequence MVVGAFPIAKLLYLGVRQMGKPVADRIKAGARRSEFFKTYVCLPPAQIYHWVEMRTKMRIMGFRGSTIKPLNEDAAAELGAELLGEAIIFVIGGGCMLLEYSRQATNARHKEEEQNKTITSLQTQLSEVTLATETLDAQLREMKRLLLSYPVPAKK